The following coding sequences lie in one Wolbachia endosymbiont strain TRS of Brugia malayi genomic window:
- the ribB gene encoding 3,4-dihydroxy-2-butanone-4-phosphate synthase, whose protein sequence is MVQATYASISLPGISSVEDVLEDARFGKLFILVDDENRENEGDLIVLAEKLKPEHVAFMVRYGTGIVFLAMTRLHMGRLGLEFMRRSNIDEKLTPHTAFTTSIDARYGIATGVSAHDRTHTILTAIDGKSTQDDIITPGHVFPIIANDGGVLARNGHTEASVEIAKLIGYNHAAVGCELVNDDGSMMRLPELLKFAEQHNIKLTTIDKLIRYIKKLS, encoded by the coding sequence ATGGTACAGGCCACGTATGCATCAATAAGTCTACCCGGCATTTCTTCTGTGGAAGATGTGTTAGAAGATGCTCGTTTTGGTAAGTTGTTTATTTTAGTTGATGATGAGAATAGAGAAAATGAAGGTGATCTGATCGTCTTAGCTGAAAAACTAAAGCCAGAGCATGTGGCTTTTATGGTTAGGTATGGTACTGGTATTGTATTTCTAGCTATGACAAGGCTTCATATGGGTAGGCTTGGTCTTGAGTTTATGAGAAGAAGTAATATAGATGAAAAGCTTACTCCTCATACTGCATTCACTACATCGATCGATGCACGTTATGGTATTGCAACTGGTGTTTCTGCTCATGATAGAACGCATACGATACTTACTGCTATTGACGGGAAGAGTACTCAAGATGATATTATTACTCCTGGTCATGTTTTTCCTATTATTGCAAACGATGGTGGGGTTTTAGCACGTAATGGTCATACTGAGGCAAGTGTTGAAATAGCAAAGTTAATTGGCTATAATCATGCAGCTGTAGGGTGTGAATTAGTAAATGATGACGGTTCTATGATGCGCTTGCCTGAATTGCTTAAATTTGCTGAACAACATAATATTAAGTTAACTACCATCGATAAACTTATACGCTACATTAAAAAACTAAGCTAG
- the greA gene encoding transcription elongation factor GreA: MSSSIIKKFPITREGFEHIQAELEKLKEEKPSIIQAISDARDQGDLSENAEYHAARERLGFIEGRIMELENKLSHAEIIEVKNLSGDSVMFGATVTLSMLNDDDSEVEYIYKIVGEYEADVSKQLISTSSPLGSALIGKKVGEYVEVTVPSGEKLYKIVKIEFK; encoded by the coding sequence ATGTCTTCATCCATTATTAAAAAGTTTCCTATAACAAGAGAAGGTTTTGAACATATACAAGCTGAACTTGAGAAATTAAAGGAAGAAAAACCTTCCATTATACAAGCTATTTCTGATGCTCGTGATCAAGGTGATTTATCCGAAAATGCGGAGTATCATGCTGCACGGGAAAGGTTAGGTTTTATTGAAGGTCGTATAATGGAATTAGAAAACAAGCTTTCACATGCAGAAATAATAGAAGTGAAAAACTTGTCCGGTGATTCAGTAATGTTTGGTGCAACCGTAACATTGAGCATGTTAAATGACGATGATAGTGAAGTAGAATATATTTATAAAATTGTAGGTGAGTACGAGGCTGATGTTTCAAAACAGTTGATATCTACTAGTTCACCTTTGGGTAGTGCTTTAATCGGCAAAAAAGTTGGTGAATACGTGGAAGTGACAGTGCCAAGCGGAGAGAAATTGTATAAAATAGTTAAGATTGAATTTAAGTAA
- the atpA gene encoding F0F1 ATP synthase subunit alpha yields MKNSINTSEIVNIIREKVEAFDNPIKKENIGEVISVTDGIALVYGLEKAKFGEKVFFTSGVEGIVLDLDHDTAGIVVLGNDRDVKEGDTVKCSGDVMQVPVGHELLGRVVNALGHSIDNSGEIRSKNRMDMESKAPGIIDRKSVHEPLQTGIKIIDLLIPIGRGQRELVIGDRQIGKTTIALDTIVNQKKINDEVDENQKVYCVYVAIGQKISTVAKVVNKLKESGALEYTTVVVASASDCAPMQFLAPYAGCTIGEFFRDNGMHCLVVYDDLSKHAVAYRQMSLLLRRPPGREAYPGDIFYVHSRLLERAAKMSDEKGRGSLTALPIIETQAGDVSAYVPTNVISITDGQIFLESELFHKGFRPAVNIGLSVSRVGSAAQLKSVKKVAGSIKLSLAQYRELEDFAKFGSDLDASVQLSLNKGKYLVELLKQKQHLPMPVEEQVVLMYIFSNLYDQLSRIQISDINKFKYDLINYFHTTYPEVLKKLSDSMSDDIKDDIFNIVSNFVAQFNGV; encoded by the coding sequence ATGAAAAATAGTATAAATACTTCTGAGATAGTAAATATAATAAGAGAGAAGGTTGAGGCATTTGATAACCCTATAAAAAAGGAAAATATAGGTGAAGTGATTTCAGTGACTGATGGTATTGCATTGGTTTATGGGCTTGAAAAAGCAAAATTCGGTGAAAAGGTATTTTTTACAAGTGGTGTAGAAGGAATAGTGCTTGATTTGGATCATGATACAGCTGGAATAGTGGTACTTGGTAATGACCGTGACGTGAAAGAAGGGGATACTGTAAAATGCAGTGGTGATGTTATGCAAGTGCCTGTAGGGCATGAGTTATTGGGAAGAGTTGTAAATGCATTGGGCCATTCTATAGATAACAGTGGGGAGATTAGATCTAAGAACAGAATGGATATGGAATCTAAAGCACCGGGTATCATTGACCGTAAATCTGTACATGAGCCCCTGCAAACAGGAATTAAAATTATAGATTTGCTGATTCCAATAGGTAGAGGGCAGCGTGAATTAGTTATCGGCGATAGACAAATCGGTAAAACTACTATTGCGCTTGATACTATTGTTAATCAAAAGAAGATTAATGATGAAGTAGACGAAAATCAGAAAGTTTACTGCGTTTATGTTGCTATTGGACAAAAAATTTCAACTGTGGCAAAAGTAGTAAATAAGCTAAAAGAAAGTGGAGCATTAGAATATACCACTGTAGTTGTGGCTAGTGCATCTGACTGTGCACCTATGCAGTTTTTGGCGCCTTATGCTGGTTGCACTATTGGAGAATTTTTCCGTGATAATGGGATGCATTGCTTGGTGGTATATGATGATTTATCTAAGCATGCTGTAGCATATAGGCAAATGTCTTTACTGCTGAGACGTCCTCCTGGTCGTGAAGCTTATCCTGGAGATATATTCTATGTGCATTCCCGTTTGCTTGAAAGGGCTGCTAAAATGTCTGATGAGAAAGGACGAGGATCTCTAACTGCTTTGCCAATTATTGAGACTCAAGCTGGTGATGTATCTGCATATGTTCCAACTAACGTGATTTCGATCACCGATGGACAAATCTTTCTTGAGTCTGAATTGTTTCATAAAGGATTTCGCCCTGCGGTAAATATAGGTTTATCAGTTTCACGGGTTGGTTCTGCTGCGCAATTGAAATCCGTCAAAAAAGTTGCTGGTTCTATAAAGTTAAGTTTAGCTCAATATAGAGAATTAGAAGATTTTGCAAAGTTTGGTTCTGATCTTGATGCTAGTGTTCAATTGTCTTTAAATAAGGGTAAATATCTTGTTGAGCTATTAAAGCAGAAACAGCATTTACCTATGCCAGTGGAAGAGCAAGTAGTTCTGATGTACATTTTTTCTAACCTGTATGATCAGTTAAGTAGAATACAAATAAGTGACATCAATAAATTCAAATATGACCTTATTAATTATTTTCATACTACGTACCCTGAAGTTTTAAAAAAGTTGTCAGACAGTATGAGTGATGATATAAAAGATGATATTTTCAATATTGTGAGTAATTTTGTTGCTCAATTTAATGGCGTTTAG
- the atpH gene encoding ATP synthase F1 subunit delta gives MKRTQYNNLVSSYARALFLVSENKLSVVRKEVEFLLAFFKSQHDVFIYLSHPMISFARKKEVIFSVNEHLSESLVKFIAVIFANKRSNLLISVLEKFLTLVRESENELEITIKSAETLSESNIKIITESLSFLGKIVRVDNAVDPSILGGFIVKYGFNLIDASLKSYLDRLVDLSKVEILKTRNFI, from the coding sequence ATGAAAAGGACCCAATACAATAATTTAGTTTCATCTTACGCTAGAGCGCTGTTTCTTGTCTCAGAGAATAAGCTAAGTGTTGTGAGAAAAGAAGTGGAATTTTTGTTAGCTTTTTTTAAAAGTCAACATGATGTCTTTATATATCTATCCCATCCTATGATTTCTTTTGCACGCAAAAAAGAAGTAATATTTTCTGTAAATGAACACTTGAGTGAGAGTTTAGTGAAATTTATTGCAGTTATATTTGCAAATAAGCGCTCTAATTTATTAATCTCTGTATTAGAAAAGTTCTTAACTCTTGTAAGAGAAAGTGAGAATGAATTAGAAATTACTATAAAGTCAGCGGAAACTTTAAGCGAATCCAATATAAAAATAATTACTGAATCTTTGAGCTTTCTTGGTAAAATAGTAAGAGTGGACAATGCGGTTGACCCTTCTATACTAGGTGGTTTTATAGTCAAGTATGGTTTTAATTTAATTGATGCTTCGTTGAAAAGTTACTTAGATAGGTTAGTTGATTTAAGTAAAGTGGAAATATTAAAAACAAGGAATTTTATATGA
- a CDS encoding YraN family protein: MVSRLHCFVGYFDELLILLYLKLKWYYVIKYCYCCKFSEIDLIVSKKKELIFIEVKASLLGEDILISYLQYQSIVNSSKYFLSEKLSFLDYPIRYDLCFLSLTKRACLYKKCLA, from the coding sequence ATGGTGAGTAGATTGCACTGTTTTGTAGGTTATTTTGATGAGTTATTAATTTTATTATATTTGAAGTTGAAATGGTATTATGTTATAAAATACTGTTATTGTTGTAAGTTTAGTGAAATTGACTTAATTGTATCTAAAAAAAAAGAGCTGATTTTTATAGAAGTTAAAGCAAGCCTGCTTGGAGAAGATATATTAATATCTTATCTTCAGTATCAATCTATTGTAAACTCCTCTAAATATTTCCTAAGTGAGAAGCTTAGTTTTTTAGATTATCCAATCAGATATGATTTATGCTTCCTTTCCTTAACAAAGAGGGCCTGCCTATATAAAAAATGCTTGGCTTAA
- the rplQ gene encoding 50S ribosomal protein L17 — protein MKHKIKKRKLSRCTEHRLSMLKNLSISLINHEQIITTLPKAKELRPYVEKFITIAKNKNTLHGRRLLLSRLHNNKLVVDKLLNVLASRYQGCKGGYSRVMKFSTRKGDCASMAVIELVNRDVTAKGKVCDKNKEKNEVATKS, from the coding sequence ATGAAACATAAAATAAAAAAACGTAAGCTATCTCGTTGTACTGAACATAGATTATCGATGTTAAAGAATTTATCTATTTCATTAATTAATCATGAGCAGATTATAACTACTTTACCGAAGGCTAAGGAGCTTCGTCCGTATGTGGAAAAGTTTATTACGATTGCTAAGAATAAGAATACTTTACATGGTAGAAGGCTACTACTTTCGCGCCTTCATAATAATAAATTGGTAGTTGATAAGTTGCTAAATGTTTTAGCTAGCCGTTATCAAGGTTGTAAAGGTGGTTATTCTAGAGTAATGAAATTTAGTACTCGAAAGGGTGATTGTGCTTCAATGGCAGTAATAGAACTAGTTAATAGGGATGTTACAGCAAAAGGTAAGGTTTGTGATAAAAATAAAGAGAAAAATGAAGTAGCGACGAAAAGTTAA
- a CDS encoding DNA-directed RNA polymerase subunit alpha, whose protein sequence is MYYDDGIPVFDSLDKLTKPNSMKVVSSDSSEKGDIVLEPLESGFALTLGNALRRVMLSSLIGSAVYGIKIDGITHEFTSIQGVREDVTDIVLNMGMLRCKLNGTSNKCLSLSAKGPCQVLAGMIETDDQCSIVNKDLLICTLGQDVELNMTIYVASGKGYLPVTKYKENEFLKPMNEQDLISFIPVNALYSPINRVSYRVENSRVGQVTDKDKLILSVETDGTISPSQAVDSAARILQEQLQPFISSDISYKKSQVSSPSGYKDLGYDPILLRKVDEMELSVRSHNCLKNENITYIGDLVQKTESEMLRTANFGRKSLNEIKAVLNNFGLSLGMDIPDWPPKDIDELARQHTDED, encoded by the coding sequence ATGTATTATGACGACGGTATTCCTGTTTTTGACAGTTTAGATAAATTAACTAAGCCTAATTCAATGAAAGTAGTATCAAGTGACTCAAGTGAAAAGGGTGATATAGTGCTAGAACCATTGGAAAGTGGTTTTGCTTTAACATTAGGTAATGCATTAAGGCGTGTAATGTTGTCTTCTCTTATAGGTAGTGCTGTTTATGGGATAAAAATTGATGGTATAACTCATGAATTTACTTCAATTCAAGGAGTAAGAGAAGATGTGACTGATATAGTATTGAATATGGGTATGTTGAGGTGTAAATTAAATGGCACTTCTAATAAATGCCTAAGCTTGAGTGCTAAAGGGCCTTGTCAGGTATTAGCTGGGATGATAGAAACTGATGATCAGTGCTCTATTGTTAATAAAGATCTGCTGATATGTACACTGGGACAGGATGTAGAGCTCAACATGACTATATATGTGGCTAGCGGAAAAGGTTACCTTCCCGTAACTAAATATAAGGAAAATGAATTTTTGAAGCCTATGAATGAGCAGGATCTAATTAGTTTTATTCCGGTTAATGCTTTATATAGTCCTATAAACAGAGTTTCGTATAGAGTAGAAAATAGTCGTGTTGGTCAAGTTACTGATAAGGATAAATTGATATTGTCAGTTGAAACTGATGGTACAATTTCTCCGAGTCAAGCTGTTGACTCTGCTGCAAGGATATTGCAGGAGCAACTTCAGCCTTTTATTAGCTCTGATATAAGTTATAAAAAATCACAGGTTTCTTCGCCTAGTGGTTATAAAGATTTGGGTTATGACCCTATCTTATTGCGTAAAGTAGATGAAATGGAGTTATCTGTCAGGTCTCATAATTGCTTAAAGAATGAAAATATTACTTATATAGGTGATCTTGTACAAAAGACAGAAAGTGAAATGTTAAGAACTGCTAATTTTGGGAGAAAGTCTTTAAATGAAATTAAGGCGGTTTTAAATAATTTTGGCTTATCTTTGGGTATGGATATACCAGATTGGCCACCTAAGGACATAGATGAATTGGCTAGGCAACATACTGATGAAGATTAG
- the rpsK gene encoding 30S ribosomal protein S11 — MKKVRTVGKSAKKFVTGVIHIRATFNNTFINVTDVQGNTLYQTSVGAHGFSGSRKSTPYAAGKASEVAAKTAIEKFGMKVVSVIIRGPGFGTEAAVKALQSCGLTVTSIADKTAISHNGCRLRKKRRV; from the coding sequence ATGAAAAAGGTCAGAACGGTTGGTAAAAGCGCAAAGAAGTTTGTTACTGGGGTTATTCACATTCGTGCAACTTTTAATAATACTTTCATAAATGTGACTGATGTTCAAGGTAACACTCTGTACCAAACTTCCGTAGGTGCACATGGTTTTTCAGGCTCAAGAAAGTCTACACCTTATGCTGCGGGTAAAGCCTCAGAGGTTGCTGCAAAAACTGCGATAGAGAAATTTGGTATGAAGGTTGTTTCTGTAATAATTCGTGGCCCTGGTTTTGGTACCGAGGCTGCAGTTAAAGCACTTCAGAGCTGCGGGTTAACAGTTACCTCAATTGCGGATAAGACTGCGATTTCTCATAATGGATGTAGGTTAAGAAAAAAAAGAAGGGTATAA
- the rpsM gene encoding 30S ribosomal protein S13 yields the protein MTRIAGVNVPVKKCIPFGLTYIYGIGISTANIICHACGIDKSKRVSELRDKDIEKINSFIRQNYSIEGDLRKEVAMNIKSLVEMGCYRGVRHRKGLPVRGQRTHTNAKTRKGKSRLPIAGKE from the coding sequence GTGACGCGTATTGCAGGTGTAAATGTTCCAGTAAAGAAATGTATTCCTTTTGGATTAACTTATATATATGGTATAGGTATTTCTACTGCAAATATAATTTGCCATGCTTGCGGGATTGACAAGAGTAAACGTGTTTCGGAATTGCGAGATAAAGATATAGAAAAAATTAACAGCTTCATTAGGCAAAATTATTCCATAGAGGGTGATCTCAGAAAAGAAGTGGCTATGAATATAAAGTCTTTAGTAGAGATGGGGTGCTATAGGGGAGTGAGACACAGAAAAGGTTTACCTGTAAGGGGGCAAAGGACTCATACCAATGCTAAAACTCGTAAAGGTAAATCTCGTTTGCCTATTGCTGGAAAAGAATGA
- a CDS encoding adenylate kinase family protein yields MIITIFGPPGSGKGTQSSLLIERYNLKLISVGDLLRNIISSGSELGKKIKDTVESGNLIQDGVICELLYDQLALMDDNFLFDGFPRNLNQAHFLTQILRERYNRDVDIVIELQLNDKVAIDRLKNRLVCLDCKSVYSTSSFKDDNNLVCTRCKSARLEKRIDDSDLSAIDRRIGEYHVQVKSLREYYRDKLLMIDANLNVDQVKQEIESKISCSLV; encoded by the coding sequence ATGATTATTACAATTTTTGGTCCTCCTGGTTCCGGTAAAGGTACTCAGTCAAGCTTGTTAATAGAAAGGTATAACTTAAAGTTAATTTCAGTAGGGGATTTATTGAGGAATATTATATCTAGTGGTAGTGAATTAGGCAAAAAAATAAAAGATACTGTAGAATCTGGTAATTTAATTCAAGATGGAGTTATATGTGAATTATTATATGACCAGCTTGCATTGATGGATGATAATTTTTTGTTCGACGGTTTTCCAAGAAATCTAAATCAAGCTCATTTCTTAACTCAGATTTTGCGGGAGAGATATAATAGAGATGTGGATATCGTAATTGAATTGCAGCTTAACGATAAGGTAGCAATTGACAGATTAAAAAATCGTCTCGTGTGCCTGGACTGTAAAAGTGTATACAGTACATCTTCTTTCAAAGATGATAATAATCTTGTTTGTACGAGATGTAAAAGTGCAAGACTAGAAAAGAGAATTGATGATTCTGACTTATCTGCAATTGATAGAAGAATAGGCGAATATCACGTCCAAGTAAAGAGTCTACGTGAGTATTACAGAGATAAATTATTAATGATTGACGCTAATCTTAATGTTGATCAGGTAAAACAAGAGATTGAAAGTAAAATTTCTTGCAGTTTAGTTTGA
- the secY gene encoding preprotein translocase subunit SecY, with protein MGSKSAFNSLDPALLYKGDLLRRMLFTLIALICYRLGTYVPIPGINLDIINDIFPKEGAGIFGVFNLFSGGALARMTILVLNVMPYIVASIVMQLLSSAVKGINEVKNDGELGRRRMNSYIRYMTIVFCIFQSVTILIGLERMNREGTLVVIEPGVMFRTVGIFSLLGGTMFLIWLGEQISASGIGNGISLIIFTGIISELHNAFSFLLTLNKNGSMSLLIILFVFVLFFLLLLLIIFVESSYRKVTVQYPKKQFKRLHSDDFTYIPLKINLSGVIPTIFANAILLTPVSIANFYKGHAFSDFILNYFMANKVVYIAAYLALIVFFNFFYTNFIFNPEENADFLKKNGGFIPGRRPGKHTSDYLQDIVFKLTFIGSAYLVVICTVPEVMRYYYDMPFIFGGTSLLIIVNVTTDTIMQIQSYIFSNRYDSWIKKYESKTKKLR; from the coding sequence ATGGGCAGCAAGTCAGCGTTTAATAGTTTAGATCCTGCTTTATTATATAAAGGTGATTTATTAAGGCGTATGCTTTTTACGCTAATAGCTTTAATTTGTTATCGTTTAGGTACTTATGTACCTATTCCTGGAATTAATCTTGATATAATTAATGATATATTCCCTAAAGAAGGTGCTGGTATTTTTGGAGTATTTAATCTATTTTCGGGTGGGGCATTAGCTAGGATGACCATTTTAGTATTGAATGTTATGCCATATATAGTTGCATCTATAGTTATGCAATTATTATCTTCTGCCGTTAAAGGAATTAATGAAGTTAAAAATGACGGAGAATTAGGACGTCGAAGGATGAATTCCTACATACGTTATATGACCATAGTGTTTTGTATATTTCAATCAGTTACTATTCTGATTGGGTTAGAAAGAATGAACAGGGAAGGAACATTAGTTGTAATCGAGCCTGGTGTTATGTTTCGTACAGTGGGTATTTTCAGCCTTTTGGGTGGAACAATGTTTCTAATATGGCTTGGTGAGCAAATCAGCGCTAGTGGTATAGGTAATGGTATCTCATTAATCATCTTCACAGGTATAATATCAGAGTTGCACAATGCTTTTTCCTTCCTGTTAACATTAAATAAAAACGGTAGCATGTCGTTGCTTATTATCCTTTTTGTTTTTGTGTTATTTTTTTTACTGCTACTTTTAATTATTTTTGTAGAATCTTCTTATAGGAAAGTCACTGTTCAGTATCCTAAAAAGCAGTTTAAAAGATTGCATAGTGATGACTTTACTTATATCCCGTTAAAGATTAATTTATCTGGTGTAATACCTACTATTTTTGCCAATGCGATTTTATTAACGCCTGTTTCAATTGCAAACTTCTATAAGGGGCATGCTTTTTCTGATTTTATTTTAAACTACTTTATGGCAAACAAAGTAGTTTATATTGCAGCTTACTTAGCGCTTATAGTGTTTTTTAACTTTTTCTATACTAATTTTATATTTAATCCAGAAGAAAATGCAGATTTTCTTAAAAAAAATGGTGGTTTTATACCTGGTAGAAGACCAGGAAAACACACTTCTGATTACCTTCAAGATATAGTTTTTAAATTAACTTTTATTGGTTCCGCATATCTGGTGGTCATATGTACTGTGCCTGAAGTTATGAGATATTATTATGATATGCCATTTATTTTTGGTGGGACGAGCTTGTTGATTATAGTTAATGTTACTACTGATACTATTATGCAAATACAATCCTATATCTTTTCGAATAGATATGATAGCTGGATAAAAAAATATGAGTCTAAAACAAAGAAATTAAGATGA
- the rplO gene encoding 50S ribosomal protein L15 — protein sequence MNNAIKLNSIFTELSKKKKPKLIGRGIGCGKGKTSGRGHKGQKARSGTSINGFEGGQQSIYTRLPKRGFNPIRRNICSIINVGDVQRLIEAKKIEKNSVIDKEILHKLGFIKSIKDKIKLLNKGKLNERCVFHVDFASEAAKKSVTSIGGSVEILS from the coding sequence ATGAATAATGCTATAAAGTTAAACTCTATATTTACTGAATTATCGAAGAAAAAAAAGCCTAAATTAATAGGTAGAGGTATTGGTTGTGGTAAAGGTAAAACATCTGGTAGGGGACATAAAGGGCAGAAGGCTAGAAGCGGTACCTCTATAAATGGATTTGAAGGTGGACAACAGTCTATATATACACGTTTACCTAAAAGAGGTTTTAATCCCATACGTAGAAACATATGTTCTATAATTAATGTTGGTGATGTGCAGCGCTTAATAGAGGCTAAAAAAATAGAAAAAAACTCTGTTATAGATAAGGAGATACTGCATAAATTAGGTTTTATAAAATCTATCAAAGATAAAATTAAGCTTCTTAATAAAGGTAAGCTAAATGAGAGATGTGTATTTCATGTTGACTTTGCGTCAGAAGCTGCAAAGAAATCTGTAACTTCAATTGGTGGTAGTGTGGAAATACTATCATAA
- the rpsE gene encoding 30S ribosomal protein S5, giving the protein MTIKNFQNNNDWSELLVSVRRVTTVTKGGRRFSFSILVVVGDEKGRVGCGMGKHAEVAEARIKAVNAAKKSMIRVYLREGRTLHHDIKAKFCSGEIVLRAARAGTGIIAGGAIRSVFEVLGIKDVVAKSTRSNNPHNVICAVFKAFDNMLSPRQVASKRGKKISEVVGNR; this is encoded by the coding sequence ATGACTATAAAGAATTTCCAAAATAATAATGATTGGTCAGAGCTTTTAGTTTCAGTACGGAGAGTAACAACAGTCACCAAAGGTGGTAGGAGGTTCTCATTTTCAATTTTGGTTGTTGTTGGAGATGAGAAGGGTAGAGTGGGATGTGGAATGGGTAAGCATGCAGAAGTTGCTGAAGCAAGGATAAAAGCTGTAAATGCTGCAAAAAAATCGATGATTAGAGTGTATTTACGTGAAGGTAGAACTTTGCACCATGATATTAAGGCTAAATTTTGCTCTGGTGAAATAGTTTTAAGAGCAGCTAGAGCTGGAACAGGCATTATTGCTGGGGGAGCGATTAGGTCGGTTTTTGAGGTGTTGGGCATAAAAGATGTAGTAGCTAAATCTACTAGATCGAATAATCCTCATAACGTTATATGTGCAGTATTTAAGGCCTTTGATAATATGTTATCTCCTCGTCAAGTGGCGAGCAAAAGGGGTAAAAAGATTAGCGAGGTAGTCGGAAATAGGTAA